In the genome of Hippoglossus hippoglossus isolate fHipHip1 chromosome 12, fHipHip1.pri, whole genome shotgun sequence, one region contains:
- the rnf180 gene encoding E3 ubiquitin-protein ligase RNF180 isoform X1, producing the protein MLRCRRCRKGVIDSTCLSTEEATEESSGAICSIWHVNVDALPDWILTSVHQAQWTVGKLNCHNCGARLGGFNFINHTKCPCGQDATVHLNKSRVDRDHKHHVLIVQPRRTRPEKGRAAPPTDSAENNEETFNGTEPDSLQVYCAAVTSHIRPEEASSSPSENQSFPFSPLYCISHRRRGSLEDGATFRSSCFCPASLMDRSAAGLTWAGPDDESTWSPVSCPTRQDAAGEASGDADAFGSLGGRRLLLDQPLLPTSDTVESSVATTTSHEDASDSTLFLRGRTVSDSVAERDEETEPRASSASPASISRRRKERNRLKGLRRKQRRRERWLHRWQEQAESLSRSLVDSEEEDREGLTCAVCLDVFFSPYSCQPCAHVFCEPCLRTLAKNRHTNTPCPLCRTLISHTDLHEELNQTVKTFFPKVYYGRQLNFKKAPCAKWPLPSCRTCFRTFWGYQRHVATVRGRWHFAHGAFSLDALNFTDMRGWLFDVGLFVDYVRSVNWILAFLLLCFLVYFFFF; encoded by the exons ATGCTCCGCTGCAGGAGGTGTCGCAAAGGTGTGATAGACTCAACATGTTTGTCCACG GAGGAGGCGACAGAGGAGAGCTCGGGTGCTATTTGCAGTATTTGGCACGTGAACGTTGACGCGCTGCCGGACTGGATCCTGACCTCAGTTCACCAG GCCCAGTGGACTGTGGGGAAACTGAACTGCCACAACTGCGGCGCTCGTTTGGGCGGCTTCAACTTCATCAACCACACTAAGTGTCCCTGTGGCCAGGACGCTACCGTCCACCTCAACAAAAGCCGCGTGGATCGTGACCACAAGCACCACGTCCTCATCGTCCAGCCGAGGAGGACGAGGCCTGAGAAGGGACGTGCTGCTCCGCCGACAGACAGCGCCGAGAACAACGAGGAGACGTTTAACGGGACAGAACCGGACAGTTTACAGGTCTACTGTGCCGCCGTCACGTCCCACATCCGCCCTGAAGAGGCGTCGAGTTCACCGAGTGAAAACCAGTCGTTTCCCTTCAGTCCTCTGTACTGCATCTCTCACAGGAGAAGGGGCAGTTTGGAGGATGGCGCCACCTTCAGGTCGTCTTGTTTTTGCCCTGCGAGCCTCATGGACAGGTCTGCGGCCGGTTTGACGTGGGCGGGGCCAGATGATGAGTCGACGTGGTCACCTGTCTCGTGTCCCACGCGTCAGGACGCGGCCGGTGAAGCCTCAGGCGACGCTGACGCCTTCGGTTCACTTGGAGGGAGGCGGTTGCTCCTGGATCAACCGCTGCTGCCAACTTCGGACACGGTGGAGTCGTCGGTGGCGACCACGACCAGCCACGAAGACGCTTCTGACTCAACCCTGTTCCTCAGAGGAAGAACCGTCTCCGACAGTGTAGCTGAGCGGGACGAGGAAACGGAG CCTCGAGCCTCTTCCGCCTCCCCAGCCTCGATCAGccggagaagaaaagagaggaaccGTCTGAAGGGTCTGCGAcggaaacagaggaggagagagcgcTGGCTGCACCGATGGCAGGAGCAG GCCGAGAGTTTGAGCAGGTCCCTGGTGGACAGCGAGGAGGAAGACCGAGAGGGTCTCACCTGCGCCGTGTGTCTCGACGTCTTCTTCAGCCCGTACAGCTGCCAGCCCTGCGCTCACGTCTTCTGTGAGCCGTGTCTTCGCACGCTTGCCAAGAACCGACACACGAACACGCCCTGCCCTCTCTGCCGCACCCTCATCTCGCACACCGACTTACACGAAG AGCTCAACCAGACGGTGAAGACCTTCTTCCCTAAAGTTTACTACGGCCGCCAGCTGAACTTCAAGAAGGCTCCGTGCGCAAAGTGGCCGCTGCCCAGCTGTCGCACATGCTTCCGTACCTTCTGGG GGTATCAGAGACACGTAGCCACGGTGAGGGGACGCTGGCACTTCGCCCACGGAGCCTTCTCGCTGGACGCCCTGAACTTCACCGATATGCGCGGCTGGCTCTTCGACGTCGGCCTCTTCGTCGACTACGTCCGCTCCGTCAACTGGATCCTGGctttcctgctcctctgcttcctcgtgtactttttcttcttttga
- the htr1ab gene encoding 5-hydroxytryptamine (serotonin) receptor 1A b, translated as MEAANNSTAWTHLENFSIGTPEPEEEEEEVKLSYQVLTSFVLAALILCAIFGNACVVAAVALERSLQNVASYLIGSLAVTDLMVSVLVLPMAALYQVLNRWTLGQVPCDIFISLDMLCCTSSILHLCAIALDRYWAITEPIEYMKKRTPRRAAVLISVTWIVGFSISVPPMLIMSSQPNTAPGPDRASTKHCEIRQDPWYTIYSTFGAFYIPLTLMLVLYGRIFKAARFRIRKTVRKTEKKKVSDSCLALSPALLHKKTPGDAQSKSWKRSVEPRPLPSVNGAVKHAEDGESLEIIEVHSNSKSNLPLPDTPSTAPLFESRHEKATEAKRKIAMARERKTVKTLGIIMGTFILCWLPFFIVALVKPFCPDSCYMPRWLEDVINWLGYSNSLLNPIIYAYFNKDFQSAFKKIIKCHFCRP; from the coding sequence ATGGAGGCCGCGAACAACTCCACAGCCTGGACACATCTGGAGAACTTCTCCATCGGAACCCCCGAacccgaggaggaggaggaggaggtgaagctgaGCTACCAGGTGCTCACATCCTTCGTGCTGGCCGCGCTCATCCTGTGCGCAATCTTTGGGAACGCGTGCGTAGTCGCAGCCGTCGCCTTGGAGCGATCCCTGCAGAATGTGGCCAGCTACCTGATCGGCTCCCTGGCCGTCACCGACCTGATGGTGTCGGTGCTGGTGCTGCCCATGGCGGCGCTGTACCAGGTGTTGAACCGCTGGACTCTCGGGCAGGTGCCGTGCGACATCTTCATCTCCCTGGACATGTTGTGCTGCACCTCGTCCATCCTGCACCTGTGCGCCATCGCCCTGGACCGATACTGGGCCATCACGGAGCCCATCGAGTACATGAAGAAGAGGACGCCGAGGAGAGCCGCGGTCCTCATCAGTGTCACCTGGATCGTCGGCTTCTCCATCTCTGTGCCACCGATGCTGATCATGAGCTCCCAGCCCAACACCGCGCCGGGGCCGGACAGGGCGAGCACCAAGCACTGCGAGATCCGGCAGGACCCCTGGTACACGATATACTCCACATTCGGGGCTTTTTACATCCCTCTGACCCTGATGCTGGTTTTATACGGGCGGATATTCAAAGCTGCCAGGTTCCGGATCAGGAAGACGGTGCGTAAAACCGAGAAAAAGAAAGTGTCCGACTCCTGCCTGGCGCTGTCCCCGGCGCTCCTCCACAAGAAGACTCCGGGCGACGCGCAGAGCAAAAGCTGGAAGAGGAGCGTGGAGCCGCGGCCGCTGCCGAGCGTCAACGGAGCCGTGAAGCACGCCGAGGACGGGGAGTCCCTGGAGATCATCGAGGTGCACAGCAACTCCAAGAGCAACCTGCCGCTGCCGGACACCCCGAGCACCGCGCCGCTGTTCGAGAGCAGGCACGAGAAGGCCACCGAGGCCAAGCGCAAGATCGCCATGGCACGGGAGCGCAAGACGGTGAAGACCCTGGGCATCATCATGGGCACCTTCATCCTCTGCTGGCTGCCCTTCTTCATCGTGGCCCTGGTCAAGCCCTTCTGCCCGGACTCGTGCTACATGCCCCGCTGGCTGGAGGATGTCATCAACTGGCTGGGCTACTCCAACTCGCTGCTCAACCCCATCATTTACGCGTACTTCAACAAAGACTTCCAGAGCGCGTTCAAGAAAATCATCAAGTGTCATTTCTGCAGACCGTGA
- the LOC117772275 gene encoding uncharacterized protein LOC117772275: MQIGHQVTGRTPLQIPPQPSLPPILQDTLLVRALINPKQEMEGPLQPQTPQSPRACSSPGAAGRSCWSLDMRVAVLLLTLAGAVILLLLYRLLQFRHRLSVARARNALEYHGFYRTATYTLKHPAPPCQDLPPQDGTVPDANPLVQTVITVTPVAIVPLPPPPVASPPPLPLPPPPALHPPSPPLTPPVPAIPLHLPMIHTTPPSPHLSWGACSDADVYSRIGAFRASRLSSLSNLSSQSKVILFEHSSL; encoded by the exons ATGCAGATTGGTCATCAGGTCACGGGTAGGACCCCTCTCCAGATCCCCCCCCAGCCGAGCCTGCCCCCGATCCTGCAGGACACCCTCCTGGTCCGAGCCCTCATCAACCCCAAACAGGAGATGGAGGGACCCCTCCAGCCTCAGACACCTCAGTCCCCCCGGGCCTGCAGCTCACCGGGAGCAGCTGGGAGGTCCTGCTGGAGCTTAGACATGAGGGTGgccgtgctgctgctgactcTGGCTGGAGCTgtgatcctgctgctgctctacagACTCCTGCAGTTCAGACACAG GCTGAGCGTGGCGAGGGCGAGGAACGCTCTGGAGTACCACGGCTTCTACCGCACAGCCACCTACACACTCAAACACCCTGCACCGCCGTGTCAGGACCTGCCGCCCCAGGACGGAACTGTCCCTGACGCTAACCCGCTGGTCCAAACTGTAATCACGGTGACGCCTGTTGCCATCGTCCCTCTGCCGCCCCCGCCTGTAGCTAGTCCACCCCCGCTGCCGCTGCCTCCACCTCCCGCCCTGCATCCGCCCTCACCCCCTCTGACACCTCCTGTCCCGGCTATCCCCCTTCACCTGCCGATGATCCACACCACCCCCCCCAGCCCTCACCTGTCGTGGGGGGCCTGCTCGGACGCAGACGTCTACTCTCGGATCGGAGCCTTCAGGGCGTCCAGGCTCTCCAGCCTCTCCAACCTCTCCAGCCAGTCCAAGGTCATCCTGTTTGAACACTCGTCTCTCTGA
- the rnf180 gene encoding E3 ubiquitin-protein ligase RNF180 isoform X2 — MLRCRRCRKGVIDSTCLSTEEATEESSGAICSIWHVNVDALPDWILTSVHQAQWTVGKLNCHNCGARLGGFNFINHTKCPCGQDATVHLNKSRVDRDHKHHVLIVQPRRTRPEKGRAAPPTDSAENNEETFNGTEPDSLQRPEEASSSPSENQSFPFSPLYCISHRRRGSLEDGATFRSSCFCPASLMDRSAAGLTWAGPDDESTWSPVSCPTRQDAAGEASGDADAFGSLGGRRLLLDQPLLPTSDTVESSVATTTSHEDASDSTLFLRGRTVSDSVAERDEETEPRASSASPASISRRRKERNRLKGLRRKQRRRERWLHRWQEQAESLSRSLVDSEEEDREGLTCAVCLDVFFSPYSCQPCAHVFCEPCLRTLAKNRHTNTPCPLCRTLISHTDLHEELNQTVKTFFPKVYYGRQLNFKKAPCAKWPLPSCRTCFRTFWGYQRHVATVRGRWHFAHGAFSLDALNFTDMRGWLFDVGLFVDYVRSVNWILAFLLLCFLVYFFFF, encoded by the exons ATGCTCCGCTGCAGGAGGTGTCGCAAAGGTGTGATAGACTCAACATGTTTGTCCACG GAGGAGGCGACAGAGGAGAGCTCGGGTGCTATTTGCAGTATTTGGCACGTGAACGTTGACGCGCTGCCGGACTGGATCCTGACCTCAGTTCACCAG GCCCAGTGGACTGTGGGGAAACTGAACTGCCACAACTGCGGCGCTCGTTTGGGCGGCTTCAACTTCATCAACCACACTAAGTGTCCCTGTGGCCAGGACGCTACCGTCCACCTCAACAAAAGCCGCGTGGATCGTGACCACAAGCACCACGTCCTCATCGTCCAGCCGAGGAGGACGAGGCCTGAGAAGGGACGTGCTGCTCCGCCGACAGACAGCGCCGAGAACAACGAGGAGACGTTTAACGGGACAGAACCGGACAGTTTACAG CGCCCTGAAGAGGCGTCGAGTTCACCGAGTGAAAACCAGTCGTTTCCCTTCAGTCCTCTGTACTGCATCTCTCACAGGAGAAGGGGCAGTTTGGAGGATGGCGCCACCTTCAGGTCGTCTTGTTTTTGCCCTGCGAGCCTCATGGACAGGTCTGCGGCCGGTTTGACGTGGGCGGGGCCAGATGATGAGTCGACGTGGTCACCTGTCTCGTGTCCCACGCGTCAGGACGCGGCCGGTGAAGCCTCAGGCGACGCTGACGCCTTCGGTTCACTTGGAGGGAGGCGGTTGCTCCTGGATCAACCGCTGCTGCCAACTTCGGACACGGTGGAGTCGTCGGTGGCGACCACGACCAGCCACGAAGACGCTTCTGACTCAACCCTGTTCCTCAGAGGAAGAACCGTCTCCGACAGTGTAGCTGAGCGGGACGAGGAAACGGAG CCTCGAGCCTCTTCCGCCTCCCCAGCCTCGATCAGccggagaagaaaagagaggaaccGTCTGAAGGGTCTGCGAcggaaacagaggaggagagagcgcTGGCTGCACCGATGGCAGGAGCAG GCCGAGAGTTTGAGCAGGTCCCTGGTGGACAGCGAGGAGGAAGACCGAGAGGGTCTCACCTGCGCCGTGTGTCTCGACGTCTTCTTCAGCCCGTACAGCTGCCAGCCCTGCGCTCACGTCTTCTGTGAGCCGTGTCTTCGCACGCTTGCCAAGAACCGACACACGAACACGCCCTGCCCTCTCTGCCGCACCCTCATCTCGCACACCGACTTACACGAAG AGCTCAACCAGACGGTGAAGACCTTCTTCCCTAAAGTTTACTACGGCCGCCAGCTGAACTTCAAGAAGGCTCCGTGCGCAAAGTGGCCGCTGCCCAGCTGTCGCACATGCTTCCGTACCTTCTGGG GGTATCAGAGACACGTAGCCACGGTGAGGGGACGCTGGCACTTCGCCCACGGAGCCTTCTCGCTGGACGCCCTGAACTTCACCGATATGCGCGGCTGGCTCTTCGACGTCGGCCTCTTCGTCGACTACGTCCGCTCCGTCAACTGGATCCTGGctttcctgctcctctgcttcctcgtgtactttttcttcttttga